tgtgtgtgtgtgtatattcatgGCAAACAAGAAGAGGAAGGGCAAAGACTTTTCTTCTGGGACACAGTAACTGGAATCTTAGATTCGCAAGGCTCTGAAAGAGCTTTTCATCCATTATTACATTTGGCCAGATTTGTCTTTTGCAGTTAGGCCAGTGGTGATTGTGGTAGCAGTAGTCCAGACAGGGACAACCTTCAATAATGCCCCCTTATTGAGCTCTTACTCTATGCCAAGTGCTTTTACATTccctatctcttttttttttcttagaatggCTACGTGAGGTTTTTAGTATTTTAtcccattttactgataagaAATCTGAGGCTAGAATTAAGACACATGACAATAAAGTGGTAGAGTAAGCATATGAACCCAGGACTTCCTGGCTCAAAATCCTATGCCCTTAGTGTCTGTATTACTGTCTCTCAGTGATGGCGATTAGTCTTAAAAGTCTTTTAAAGCTAAATAAGGATAAAAAATTGAGTAAAAAACTCTCATTATATATCATTCAGTACTCTGAATAGTAAAAAGGAATTTCACAGTTGATTTGTGTCCTCCCATCATAAAATCATACTATCCTAAAAAATCAGATTATGAAATAAGAGTGAGAGAGCAAGTATTATTTTCCCACTGATACTTCCATATGTGGCTAAATGGATTTTGCTTGAACTTCCTTCTTTTCCAAACAGGGGCAACCCTCAGGCTTAAGTGTTAAAATGAGAACCTTTATCCCAAATAAAATTGGCTCTGAGACAGGAACCATTATGAATGAGACAGAGTTGTTGAAAATTGTCCATATTTCCCATTGTTACCCAGGAAATGCGCCCTTATGTCGTTTATGATCCAAAGAGCAGAGCCCAGCTAACATCATGGTAGTTTTACTGGAAAGGGTAATGAAATTACGTATTTACTCATGTGGGGAATAGGGACTGCCCTGTGAATTCCACTGTAACTTTGTAATTAATATACTGTTAACTTCGAGTCTTACCAAGTATTTTTGCCTTCTGGACGTGATAGAGACAGACTCTCCTATTGTTTGCGGTTACCCTCACAAAAATTtgaaagcaaacaaagaaattttttttttctttctcagtccAGGTTTGTCTTCTGGTTAACAAAATTATGTTTCCACTTTCCTTGAAGTGAAGTGTAAGACAGAGCCCCATAAGTCCACACTTAGGCCTGTCGCTGGGTTTGCACCTTATTGGCTTGTCTTCTGCCCTGAGGCAGGTACACCGTTGCCTTAAGTGGCAGTGCTGGGCAGCGGCAAGAAGACCCCATGCAGGTAAACCAGGCTTTTCTGTTTCACTCTAGATGTCGAGGGGGCAGTGGTGACTcgatagaattctcgccttccgtgtgggagacctggatttgaGTCCTGGCCGGTGTGCcgcatgtgcagccaccaccttatgccagtggaggctcgtgtgttgttgtgatgctgaacagatttcagtgataCTTCTAGACctagatgaactaggaagaaaggcctggtgatctacttctgaaaatcagtcagtgaaagccCTGTAGATCAGAACGGTCTGATCCGCACCTGATCacggggcagcgttttgttctgttgtgcatggggttgccatgagttgggggcaattcagtggcagctaacaacaacaacaactagatgTAAATGAAAGTAGTCTttcattcctttctttcctgctggGAGGTAGGATTGGGAAACTTCATTTCTGCCAGTGATTTGCTTTAGACACACTCAGAAGACCTTTTCCCATACTCTTGAGGTTGATGACTTAGCAACCCAATACCTAAAAACAAGAGGATCAGTGCTGCACAAAAAGTGACTCCTCGGGTTTGGGACCAGTTAGTGAGACCCAGGGCACTGGCTTGAAGGGAAATTATTCCTGTGCTATTTTGGAGAGTCTTGTCCTAAGGACAATTAATCAGTCCAGACAGGTCATTGGGTGAGACCAATTTCCTGGTTTGTTTATTTGAGCCTGATTGTTTTTCACTATCAAGCAGCAGGTCACAGTCCTGCTTCACCGTCACCCCAGCCTGTGGAGAACAATCCCTTTCTTGATTTCTCCAGGTTTCCATAAGGATTCTAAAAGCCACGTCTTTCTCTGGTTGAATTCCTCTGGTATCTTAGGTCCAGAGCAGAGGACAATGTCAGTGTTTAATTTTGACTTCATCCTGTACAGGCATTTGGCTTTATGTCCCGAGTTGCCCTACAAGCAGAGAAGATGAATCATCACCCGGAATGGTTCAACGTGTACAACAAGGTAAGTAAATTGTCTTATTTTTGAGTCATCTTAATTACGGAGCTTAAGaaacttctttcttctttgtcctattcTGTGTAGATGAATGTTGTTGTGCTTAGGAAAGTATTCTTTGCCCCTTTCTCTTAGAATCCCTGTGAACTATTGCAAATTAGTAACAAAATTTTAGGTCTGCTCATGAGGACCATGAATGAGCTCTTTATTTTCATGCTTGTCTTTTGTTGAAACTAGTATGAGAAAGTTGGGCCAAATTAGAATTCCAGATTAAACTTGAATATCAGTCATGCAGATAAAATTTTAAACCCTTTAATATAAATTATTGGAAGAAGTAGTAGCAAATAAGATCGCTATATTCTTATGTATTTCATGGAAATAAATTTTCTCAAGACCTGTGCTTTCAGTAATAACTATTTATTAAACACCATGTCATACTTAAGACAAAGGGTAGACTAAAAAGGCTATGGCAAGTATTTTTATGGGGGCACGGTGAGAAAAATCGTGTCCTCCTACCTCCCCAAAAAATGCCCTTGCCTTTAAGGTCATGCCATTTGGAATGTCTTATCATCCAGATTTCTGTGGggggttattttctttttggaagtcttctttgaaaaaagataaattttcaCAGATAATCTTGTGATTTACTGGAGTAATTCAAAGCACCCTGGTACCAGGATAAACTTTTCTTTCCTGCTTGCCTCTTCTTGCCCAtaattttgcttttgctttttacTTGATCGGTTCAAAACTAATAATCTATTCTTCTTAATTTGAAAATGTGCCTTTTTAACGTCATAGCTAAGATACTGCATTTGATAGCTTGGATTTTCTCAGTGGCCTGAAAATAGTCTGTGTAATTAAAGTAGTGGGAGTTAAAATGGAAcctcagtctctctttttttcaagAAACAGGATTTCAGATTCCGGCAGCTGAATTGCTTCTTCATATGAGAGAACTTTTTTGTCCCTGGACGGCTACTGGGCCTAGCCCGATGCAGGCTGTGCCCCTGGAGTTTGCCGGTTTGGGAAATGCAGTGGTTATTCATAATGTAGCATTTTCTAAACTATTTAATCCTCCCAATTCTCAAATATGAATGTAGGATAATAGATTAATTTCTGAACCACTGAAGGAGAATAACGAGAAGTACAGCTCAGGGTTTTAAAAACGTCTCTCTTTCTTAGGTTCAGATAACTCTCACATCGCACGACTGTGGTGGACTGACCAAAAGGGATGTGAAGCTGGCCCAGTTTATTGAAAAAGCAGCTGCTTCTATGTGACTTCTTCCAAAATGCATGTAAATCTAATACACATCTTAGCTGCAGTATACTTCGAAGGCAATTTACATGAACAAATTAAGTTGTAAATTTAGTTTTCCTTTATGCCACATTTTGTAAAATCAGTGCTTAAATACAAAATGATTTAAACTTGATCCTGAGGTGTTTTTCATTACATTTAATCACATACATAAGGTAAACCAACCCAGGTAATTATATTGGTAATGTTCGAAAAGAGAAGTGACTTTCTTAAAGATCAGAGTTGGGATGAGGGAATATTCACACActttataacccagcaattctagCAATTATAGTGACTTTACAAATGCCAAGGTGGAAAAAGAACTGTGAACTCTGAAGGTATAACAATTCTGCTGGAGCTAAAGTTGGTGTAGATTTTGGCTGTTGTTGCTACTTAAGTAGTTAGATTATCAAAGTCAGAAAATTTGGTAAGCCATCCTGGTGTGTTTTATCCTCACTTTGCAGACAGGTAGTCGAAGGAGAGGACAAGTGTCTTGTTCATGGCTTCCAGCAAGGTGGGTGATATAGGGTTCGTTGTCAC
The window above is part of the Elephas maximus indicus isolate mEleMax1 chromosome 2, mEleMax1 primary haplotype, whole genome shotgun sequence genome. Proteins encoded here:
- the PCBD2 gene encoding pterin-4-alpha-carbinolamine dehydratase 2 isoform X2; this translates as MSRVALQAEKMNHHPEWFNVYNKVQITLTSHDCGGLTKRDVKLAQFIEKAAASM